A DNA window from Onthophagus taurus isolate NC chromosome 1, IU_Otau_3.0, whole genome shotgun sequence contains the following coding sequences:
- the LOC111421045 gene encoding uncharacterized protein gives MKLQLLLLSILSIKYLDATCDNGVYELGVSKDEKNQIVALHNYLRKQIANGKVKGQPRGVNLKRMSWDESLAEQAQNVANTCEFKHVSINDDRWSWVGQNLFNSMATNYNKKPDWKGVIQNSWFGEKDNYKYRAEYTKNVVDYTQLVWANTNKVGCGYTHFPIEGDFPYKKLYVCNYAPGGNIEGENPYKKGKSGLEEYRRRFPNRRIPNRQVFQTVFTRAGESGMFPSASIVSEKQQGLSLEHEENILDVAENNPGISTRRMAIQFEIPQTMVWKTLKRQGLNAFHLQKVQNLQESDYPLRLQFCQWIRENRRLLKCILFSDEAQFTRDGINNYHNNHRWSDENPHATQEHNFQHRFSINVWCDILNDQLFGPFVLDIRLTGEESNKMKFQLFLLALFYVEHLNAVCNEAVHQRAVSESDKKAIVDIHNHFRTLIAQGKVPGQPRGINLKRMKWDENLAREAQKIANTCEFAHKSVQDGRWSWVGQNLYTSSSTNYDTRTDWNGAITAFFNEHKMYKFGSGFSMNTGHYTQVVWAESDHVGCGYTHYENSRSGYRYHKLYVCNYGPGGNIVGQNPYEVGTSGCENLC, from the exons atgaagCTACAACTCTTATTGTTGTCCATTTTATCGATTAAGTACTTGGATGCAACATGCGATAATGGAGTTTATG AACTGGGTGTCTCTAAAGATGAAAAAAACCAAATTGTTGCTTTAcacaattatttacgaaaacaAATCGCAAATGGTAAAGTTAAAGGTCAACCAAGAGGAGTAAATCTTAAACGAATG TCATGGGATGAAAGTTTGGCGGAGCAAGCTCAAAATGTAGCAAACACTTGTGAATTCAAACATGTATCAATTAATGATg ATCGTTGGTCTTGGGTGggacaaaatttatttaactctATGGCGAcaaactacaataaaaaaCCAGATTGGAAAGGAGTTATCCAAAACAGTTGGTTTGGAGAAAAAGACAACTATAAATATAGGGCTGAATAtactaaaaatgttgttgattaTACTCAG CTTGTATGGGCTAACACCAACAAAGTTGGATGTGGATACACGCATTTTCCAATTGAGGGAGATTTcccttataaaaaattatacgtATGTAACTATGCACCAGG AGGTAACATAGAGGGAGAAAATCCttataaaaaaggaaagaGTGGAT TAGAAGAGTATCGACGTCGTTTTCCGAATCGAAGAATTCCTAATAGGCAAGTGTTTCAAACTGTTTTTACACGTGCTGGCGAAAGTGGAATGTTCCCAAGTGCAAGCATTGTTTCTGAAAAACAGCAAGGGCTCAGTTTGGAACATGAAGAAAATATTCTGGATGTTGCAGAAAATAATCCAGGGATAAGTACAAGGCGTATGGCAATACAATTCGAAATTCCACAAACAATGGTTTGGAAAACATTAAAGCGGCAAGGCTTAAACGCTTTTCATTTGCAGAAAGTACAAAATCTCCAAGAAAGCGATTATCCATTAAGACTACAATTTTGTCAATGGATTCGTGAAAACAGAAGATTACTTAAATGCATATTATTTTCTGATGAAGCTCAATTTACTCGAGATGGAATTAACAATTACCATAATAATCATCGATGGTCGGACGAAAATCCCCATGCCACGCAAGAACACAATTTCCAACATCGGTTTAGTATTAATGTATGGTGCGACATTCTAAATGATCAGTTGTTTGGTCCTTTTGTGTTGGATATCCGTCTTACTGGGGAAG AATCAAACAAAATGAAGTTCCAACTGTTTTTACTTGCTTTGTTTTATGTTGAGCACTTAAACGCTGTTTGCAATGAAGCAGTTCATC agCGGGCAGTATCTGAAAGTGATAAGAAGGCAATTGTTGATATTCATAATCATTTTAGAACATTGATAGCGCAGGGAAAAGTTCCCGGTCAGCCGAGAgggattaatttaaaacgaatg AAATGGGATGAGAATCTTGCGAGAGAGGCTCAAAAAATTGCCAATACTTGCGAATTTGCTCACAAAAGTGTACAAGATG gACGTTGGTCATGGGTTGGACAAAACTTATACACGTCTTCTAGCACAAATTATGATACTCGCACTGATTGGAATGGAGCAATAACCGCGTTCTTTAACGAACATAAAATGTATAAGTTTGGTTCGGGATTTTCAATGAATACCGGGCATTATACACAA gtTGTTTGGGCCGAATCAGACCACGTCGGTTGCGGGTATACACATTATGAAAATTCTCGTTCTGGGTATCGATATCATAAACTTTATGTGTGCAATTATGGTCCTgg tgGTAACATTGTTGGACAGAATCCATACGAAGTTGGAACAAGTGGATGCGAAAATTTATGCTAA